DNA from Gramella sp. MAR_2010_147:
TAAGTTCGACAAAACAGGAACTATGCGTCAGCTAAGAGATCGTCAGCATTTTACGAAACCTTCTGTAGAGCGTAGAGCTCAGGTTCAGAAAGCTGAATACATTCAGCATCTGAGAGACGCAGAAGATATCTAGTAAAAAGCTAATATCATTTAAGAAGAACCACCGATTATTTCGGTGGTTTTTTTATTTAATGTGCTCTTATTTAAAAACTTGTCAACACGAAAACGTTTTCGTTTATGTGATTCTCTTTTTTAGATCGTTAAAAACTTCGGTTTTTCATAATTTGAGGATAACCCTAAATAATTTATTATGAAAAAACTTAACCTTTACGCTGTTTGGCTTCTTCAATCTTATTCTTCAGCTCGTGTGAGCAGGAGAAAAATTGCTTCAGAAGAGATCCAGAATCAGAACACTTTAAGATCCCAAACTAAAAACTCCAATACTACCAAAGCCCAGGTGGGTGGTAAAGTAATGATGCAGGCTTTCTACTGGGATGTTCCTGCTGGTGGTACCTGGTGGGAAACTATTGAAAATAAGATCCGGCCTGGAGTAATGCCGGTATAAGATGCTATTTGGGTTCCTCCGGCTTCTAAAGCACAAAACGGACCTTT
Protein-coding regions in this window:
- the rpsU gene encoding 30S ribosomal protein S21, whose translation is MDRALKRFKRKFDKTGTMRQLRDRQHFTKPSVERRAQVQKAEYIQHLRDAEDI